One segment of Porticoccus hydrocarbonoclasticus MCTG13d DNA contains the following:
- a CDS encoding MBL fold metallo-hydrolase has product MNTATKPQYPFSEAPPLGTFKEIADGVHWLRMPLPFRLDHINLWLLEESDGWTIVDTGLATEDTTELWLKLSPIVSSKKPVKRLIATHMHPDHIGLAAWLCRHSGAEFWMSRSEYMHCRILLADSNREAPEEAISFYRAAGFSDQQLRYYRAKFGSFGSMVRGMPATYHRLQHGDSFIIGGRRWQLVMGEGHSPEHACLHCPELDLFIAGDQLLPTISSNVSVWPMEPAGNPLQAWIDSCHRLKALLPEKTLVLPSHGLPFTGAQPRLQALIDGHQRDLERVMQNCDEPKRVVDLFPLLFKAPISNSMLVLATGESYAHLHYLMARGKVAMQTDNTGVNWYQRA; this is encoded by the coding sequence ATGAACACTGCTACAAAACCCCAGTATCCGTTTTCCGAAGCTCCCCCGCTGGGGACTTTTAAAGAGATTGCCGACGGCGTCCACTGGCTGCGCATGCCGCTACCCTTCCGGCTCGACCATATCAACCTGTGGCTACTCGAAGAAAGTGATGGCTGGACGATAGTCGATACCGGGCTGGCCACCGAGGACACTACTGAGCTGTGGTTAAAACTCTCGCCGATTGTGTCATCAAAAAAACCGGTAAAACGCCTGATTGCCACCCACATGCACCCGGATCATATCGGACTCGCCGCCTGGCTGTGCCGTCACAGCGGCGCCGAATTCTGGATGTCCCGCAGCGAGTATATGCATTGTCGGATCCTGCTGGCCGACAGTAACCGCGAAGCACCGGAAGAGGCGATCAGCTTCTATCGAGCCGCCGGTTTCAGCGATCAACAACTGCGTTACTATCGCGCCAAATTTGGCTCTTTCGGGAGCATGGTACGCGGGATGCCGGCCACTTATCACCGACTGCAGCACGGCGACAGCTTCATCATCGGGGGACGTCGCTGGCAGCTGGTCATGGGCGAGGGACACTCCCCCGAGCACGCCTGCCTGCACTGCCCCGAACTGGACCTGTTTATCGCCGGCGACCAGCTGCTGCCGACTATTTCCTCCAACGTCAGCGTCTGGCCCATGGAACCGGCCGGCAACCCACTGCAGGCATGGATCGACAGCTGCCACAGGCTCAAGGCCCTGCTACCGGAAAAGACGCTGGTGTTGCCCTCCCACGGCCTGCCCTTCACCGGTGCGCAGCCGAGATTGCAGGCTCTGATCGACGGCCACCAACGGGACCTGGAAAGGGTTATGCAAAACTGCGACGAGCCAAAACGGGTGGTTGATCTGTTTCCGCTGCTTTTCAAGGCACCGATCAGCAACTCGATGCTGGTTCTGGCCACGGGCGAAAGTTACGCCCACCTACATTATCTGATGGCACGGGGGAAAGTCGCCATGCAGACCGACAACACCGGGGTGAACTGGTATCAGCGCGCCTGA
- a CDS encoding DUF2238 domain-containing protein, with translation MAANRELLWLLAVLLAVLVWSWIAPFDRATWWLEAIPVLVALPVLYITRRGFPLTRLSYYLIFLHAVILLVGAHYTYARVPLGFFVADWFDFTRNHYDRFGHLAQGFVPAILAREVLWRNRVVVGRYWLFFLVTCFCLAFSAFYELLEWLTAVVGGDGSVEFLGTQGDVWDAQWDMFIALLGAISAQLLLGGWHDRQMAVVAAATGR, from the coding sequence ATGGCCGCTAACCGGGAACTGTTGTGGTTGCTGGCTGTTCTGCTGGCCGTGCTGGTCTGGTCCTGGATCGCGCCGTTTGATCGCGCTACCTGGTGGCTTGAGGCGATCCCCGTACTGGTGGCCTTGCCGGTGCTGTACATCACCCGACGGGGTTTCCCGTTGACGCGACTCAGTTATTACCTGATTTTTCTGCACGCCGTCATTTTGCTGGTGGGTGCCCACTATACCTATGCCAGGGTGCCATTGGGTTTTTTTGTGGCAGACTGGTTTGATTTTACCCGCAACCACTATGATCGTTTTGGGCATCTTGCCCAGGGCTTCGTGCCCGCGATTCTGGCGAGAGAAGTCCTCTGGCGCAACCGGGTTGTGGTGGGGCGCTATTGGCTGTTCTTTCTGGTGACCTGTTTTTGTCTGGCGTTCAGTGCCTTTTATGAATTGCTGGAGTGGTTGACTGCGGTGGTTGGTGGCGACGGTTCTGTCGAGTTCCTCGGCACCCAGGGGGATGTCTGGGATGCCCAGTGGGATATGTTTATCGCGTTGCTCGGTGCGATAAGTGCCCAATTGCTGCTGGGTGGTTGGCATGACCGGCAGATGGCGGTAGTCGCTGCGGCGACCGGGCGTTGA
- a CDS encoding flavin prenyltransferase UbiX — protein sequence MAEFDRSITLAMTGASGAQYGLRLLECLVQANCQIQFLISEAARVVVETETELTLPGDEALEDFLTLNFDAEPDQILVNTSRDWFSPVASGSAAPRSMVICPASGGTISAIACGASNNLIERAADVVIKEKQQLIVVPRETPLSELHLENLLKLARLGVTVMPAMPGFYQNPQTIDDLVDFLVARLLDHLNIEQSLLPRWGG from the coding sequence ATGGCCGAATTTGATCGTTCGATAACCCTGGCAATGACCGGGGCATCCGGTGCTCAGTATGGCCTGCGTCTGCTGGAGTGTCTGGTTCAGGCCAACTGCCAGATCCAGTTTCTGATATCCGAGGCAGCGCGGGTTGTGGTGGAAACCGAGACAGAACTGACGTTGCCCGGGGATGAGGCGCTGGAGGATTTTCTCACCCTCAACTTTGACGCGGAGCCAGACCAGATTCTTGTCAATACGTCCCGCGACTGGTTCTCGCCCGTGGCGTCTGGCTCTGCTGCACCCCGTTCCATGGTGATTTGTCCCGCCAGTGGCGGCACTATTTCTGCAATTGCCTGTGGCGCCAGCAATAATCTGATCGAGCGTGCGGCAGATGTGGTGATCAAGGAAAAACAGCAGCTGATTGTGGTGCCCAGAGAGACGCCCCTGTCAGAATTGCATCTCGAAAATCTGCTGAAACTGGCCCGGTTGGGTGTTACCGTGATGCCGGCGATGCCGGGTTTTTACCAGAACCCGCAGACGATTGATGATCTGGTGGATTTTCTGGTGGCGAGGTTGCTCGATCATCTGAATATTGAACAGAGCCTGTTGCCCCGCTGGGGCGGATAA